One region of Wyeomyia smithii strain HCP4-BCI-WySm-NY-G18 chromosome 3, ASM2978416v1, whole genome shotgun sequence genomic DNA includes:
- the LOC129731913 gene encoding cytochrome c oxidase subunit 4 isoform 1, mitochondrial-like: MANVSLAQVVLRNALRTKVGVRQTHDLIVQKIGKREIVGYGWNGLPVYADRVDYPMPPIRFKEPTPDVLALREKEKGDWKKLSIQEKKALYRASFCQTFSEMKYPTGEWKMCLGFSLIVISMSIATMLMLKAFVYDDIPVTFDDEHQKAQLKRMLDLGVGNINGLSSKWDYENNKWK, from the exons ATGGCCAACGTCTCCCTGGCACAGGTTGTGCTGCGGAATGCCCTCCGCACCAAGGTCGGTGTCCGGCAGACGCATGATCTCATTGTACAGAAAATAGGCAAGCGTGAAATCGTCGGTTACGGCTGGAATGGTTTGCCGGTTTACGCTGATCGTGTAGATTACCCGATGCCACCAATCCGTTTCAAGGAACCAACGCCCGATGTTTTG GCTCTCCGTGAAAAGGAGAAGGGCGACTGGAAGAAGCTCTCCATTCAGGAGAAAAAAGCTTTATACCGGGCATCATTCTGTCAAACTTTCTCCGAAATGAAGTATCCAACCGGAGAGTGGAAGATGTGCCTCGGGTTTAGTCTGATAGTAATTTCGATGAGCATTGCCACTATGCTAATGTTGAAGGCGTTTGTTTACGACGATATTCCGGTCACCTTCGACGACGAGCACCAGAAGGCTCAGCTCAAGCGTATGCTTGACCTTGGCGTCGGCAATATCAATGGGCTTTCGTCCAAGTGGGACTACGAGAACAACAAGTGGAAGTAA